TATCTGGATCATGCTATGTGTAGAAATTTAGGGTTGGAGCTTTTGAAGTTGCACTGGAGTAAGGGGTCTGTTTTGCTATTTAGTTCAAATATCAACAATTGTTCTCCAGAACGGTATACAGCACTGTTAACCACTTGAAAAACTTCCAAAGTCATTATTTAAACCACTAAAATATCCATGTTGAAtaaattgttatattttttgtattattattattttgttggtGGTGTTATTTGTGGTAGTTGTAGTACTTCATAAAGTGTGCCAATGAGGCCAAATGAAAAGAATGTTTGACTTATGAGCTGAGGCATATGAGCATAAGAATAAACGCATATACCAATAAATATCAACAGTTAAAAATCTATTATAGTGTGATGTGATAAACCAGTGGTTTCCTGCCATGCCCTTCGTGCCCCCCTTCCCCCAATATTAACACGTACACCTATTTTACTTCCAAACTCaactggaatttatttatacattcatataaaacTGCAACTActtatagaaaaaaacaaaaataaaaaaatagtcaTCGTTATATTTGCTTTTAATTGCTTCCCTGCACAAAAAATAGATTATAAAACAGCTTccagagagaaaaagcctaaaacctgcacatttgctctgcaaaaatgacacatttaatcATCTCATATCTTCAGTCACTGGTATGAGCTTGTTTGAGATATAcctcaatatattttctttggaAGTTGTGGCTTGATAAAACTCATCATGTGCTGCACGTTTAGCTCTCACTTTTGCTAGCCGTGCTCAAATGTGCTTAGCTCATTTACATAGTGCACCCTGGAACAGCTCCACACCCCACTTAGGGAACCACTGTGCTAAACTATGTAAAAGATTGTGATATCAGCAATGATTCATAAGACCCACAGCTCTAGAGAAGAATTTGTTCATGTGTGTGACTTTAGGAAAGAAGTTGTGGGTGTGTTTATCAGTCCAGGACAGAAgttgtgtgagtatgtgtttgtAACTTAGGAAAGAAGTTGTGTGTGTAGGGTTGTGATTCTAggaaagaagtgtgtgtgtgtgtgtggttgtaaatttctgaaatatgatgtgaatgtgtggaaGTGCTGGCTTTGACCTGAAACTTCAAGGGAATTATTTAAAAGAGATGATATCCAGGGTGAAGTCACAGGCAGAGATAACCATGTCAGCGGTTATCTGGCCATTGTGCCTCATGACGCTGTAGTTTTAAATGTCTTGAAGCAGACTATGTTCTCAGCAGTCCTGCTTATCCACTGGAGTTTATATTGTTCTTGTGAGGGGGAACAGCCTAAATGAGATGAAGATCGactttcttgaatgcggagagggtttctgttgctctactagtgcttggaagctcattccaccagcgtggtaccagagatgagaatagcctcttTATCTTCAGGCATACAGTTAGAACATCCTCTGCTTTACCTTTATGGCAATAGCAACCATCATGTTCTGCTTCTACTACAGGTACCTGGAACATGAGGGAATTTTGTGTGTTCTGCAGGAGACAGTTGCTGCTGTACCAGGATGTTTGCTGTGCCATTTACTTTCTGTTTGccgaaataattttaaaaaagttcCTGTGACAAAATTGttttacaacaaagaaaaataaactttttcattaaATCGTGAACTCTCAATGGAAATACCAGGAGcttaaacaacattttttaagTGCTAGGCTTTGGTTTGTCAGTGGAAACGAAGCTCATCTGTGGAGCTGTCCAGCTGTACTGAGACATTAATGGAGCCTGTTTGCTTGAGCGTAGCAACTGTTTTACAATGGCACCATTTTCTCTTCAATCCTCTTCTACAGTTGAGGAGAGCAGAGGGGTCATTGGCCCTGTCCTGCTGGAGATGTCACAGACTGAGCTCTGTAGAACACAGCTGTCTATTCACAGTGTTGTTGTCATGCTGCAGTCAGTCCCCAGCACACAGCGCGGCCTCAATGTCACACTTCACCAGCCAACCTCGTCCCAATGGCTGCTTCTCATACTCTGAATTTGCTTCATTGGATCCTTCTCCTCTCCTTCTCAGGTAAAAAATAACTTCTAAATTAACTTTACAGAGGAAAcaaaaagtattttaaatttattgaCAAATGTCATCCGGAATAATTCTGGACTGCTTCTTTTGGTTCATTTGTTATAAGCTACAATATTTGTGCAGTATTAACAGCAGCTGCTATTTTCAAATTCTGTCAAAATTGCATATTTTAGGCCAAGCTCCACTCCAAATTGACAAAggacaaaagaaaataaaacccaAATGTTGCAGGCATGAATTTTAAtgtgtgcccaaacttttgcttGTGGCGCTGTTTGCTTTATTTGCACTAAATTTACCTACCTTCTTGTCCCACAGCTGCCAGATGGTCAGTGATGGGGTTTAGAGTGACCGAGGGCAGCACCGTCATTCTCTCCTGTCATTACTCTGTAAAGCAGCAAGGCCTGAGGCATGTGTGCTGGGGACGGGACTGTGGCACTTTCTGGTGTAATGACATCATTGTACAGACGGATGAACATGGCGTCATCTCAAAGGTCTCGGATAGGTACAGACTCATTGGGGATGTCCTCTCGGGACAAATGGACCTGGGTATCCAGCGGATACGAAGGACAGACAGTGGACCTTACTGCTGCAGGACGGATATAGATGGGTTTTTCAATGACAAGAAAATGACTTACACTCTAAAGGTCATGAAAGGTAAGAGCTGTTGTTCTGTCATCAACTGCAGATTTTAAAGATCCTTGGTTGAAATTAAAGGGGACGTAAAATGAAAAAAGGCACATTTTCAGTGTTAATCCAGAGCTTCTAGCtactcactcctgggctctctgTAGTCAGCTGTGGAGGAACTACTGAAACAGATTTGTTTAGACAGGGCAAACAATGCTGTGTTGTTTGCTCCTTGTGTTGTTTTGATTAAAGTAtgtcacatttgttttaataaagaTCACATAGAACTGTGATAATGTAAAAAAGGGGGTATAATGGTATGAAGATTTTCagcatatttaatcagtacacaTGTTCCTCCATTCTCACATAAACAAGGGTCCAGCACTGTAATTATAGAGACTTGAACAACGAGGAGGGATGATTCTAAACTGTTTGCTCTCTTCATAAAATGTAGCACAATATCACAGTATAATTTTGTACCATGTTTTCAAACTTACGCCAACAACATATAAAACGCACTGGATTGGAAAACTCCAATTCCCCAAATTAAGCTGCACATGAACTGAGTCTTCTTTAATACATGTCCAAACCTTTGTAGACAACATTATAATGTAAAATCAGCAAGTTTATCAAGACACAAATATTCAGTTGTGAACACAgggtttgtataatctccacaggaCAGTATACATATACATCTAGAGCAGCAGCAGATAAGCTTAAGAACACCATACTCTATACACCATACAAGCCTAACAAGACCTACAAAAAGCCCCTAGAAAGACCCCCAGCACCTTTGGAATAATATGGAGTGATGTttatgatccaaaactaatcatccaaagtCAGGACCTGAACCAACATCTATGTAATGTTTTGACAGATGTGTAACACTTGTACTGCTGCAATGGGAAACAAACTACCTAGTAGTAATTGTTATTTGAATAAATCCAATTGTGTGTGAAATGGCCGAAAGTCTAGAAATTAAAACTggctttacttttatttttaaagccccAACAACAACAGTACCTCCGACTACTACTACACTTCCCAGCACAGAGCCACCACCAACTCAAACAGGTAATGAATGGTCTTGATCTATTCAAGTCAAGTAGTCATATTTGAGTCagctaattattatttataaaaaacatACTGTTGACAGATCCATATTGACTGCTTTCATACTGAATGTCAATCAAGTCAAGTCAAATGAGTTTTATTACCAATTCTGtttatgtacaggacatacaaaggattgaaattacattactctcctctccaagatgtagtaacatttaacaaaaaatagactaaatttaACTAAGCTAAgtatgtaaatatatgaaagtgaacaaacagaagacaagtgcaggacatacaataccagcagctcactgatagacatacatgagacaatgggacattgactgaagacaataacctgatttggaggtaggataatggatgtacaaggcagtgtaaacaatagtgcaagataatcgtataaCAACTaaaagtgaacaagtgcataccggttctattgaaaaagtcacagttagGTCTGGTGAGGAGCTTAAGTGAAagtaccaatataaacagaaccGGTGCCAACAGTAGTGCAAATACGGGGATATGAAGCCTGGAGGCTGGTTAAAGTGGTTGAGCGCCTGCCTGATTTTCAAAGTCACAGTTGGGTATTGGTGGTAATTGATGAGGTTGCTGAGTAGTGTGTGCGGGGGGCAGAAGTGGGAGGGGTGGccagagcagggagagagttcAGCATTCTCACAGCCTGATGGATGGAGCTATCCCTCAGTCTGCTGGTCCTAGCCCTGAGACTACGCAGTCTCCGCCCTGATGGCAGCAGGCTGAAGAAGCTGTGTAGCGGGTGGGTGAGATCACCCGCCAAGCAGAGGGCTTTTCGTAGGAGGTGGGTGCTGTATAAGTCCTGAAGGCAGGAGAGAGAGGTACCAATGATCCTCTCAGCAGTTCTCACAATACGCTGGAGGGTTCTGCAGCAGGATGCTGTGCAGGCCCTGTACCACGCAGTGAAACAGCTAGTCAGGATACTCTCGATGGCCCCCTTGTAGAAGGAGATCATGATGGGGGTGGGAGATCTTGCTCTTCTTAGCTTGTGGAGAAAGTAGAAACATTGGTGAGCCTTCTTGGCCAGTGATGTTGTGTTGATGGTCCAGGAGAGGTCCTCTGTGATGTGCACACCCAGGAACTTGGTGCTGCTCACCCTCTCCACAGCAGTTGATGGATAGAGGGGCATGTTGTGTGCGAgttctcctgaagtccacaacaatctccttggtcttctcagtgttcagagagagattgttgtgtTTGCACCAAGAGGCCAGCCGGTTCACCTCGCTCCTGTAGTGTATGAAGAGGTTGGAATTGTGTGATGGAGAGCAGTCATGGGTTAgcaactaaacactaaacagtcAGTATTTTCCATAAGCAGTTTATAACGtccaaagaaatataaataagcATCTTTAATTTACAACCACTTGGTTATTACCTGAAGTTTTACACCATGTCTTAAAATGTCACTGTTATGTCATGCATCATAAAAACAGCTGCCCAAACTTTCCTGTAAAATGTCACATGCCACTGTGGTCAGGCGTCACTACCGAGTGAACAGATACCACAACAACAATCAAGCATCAATCTGAAACTTCTCTACTCCACAGTGTCTCATCTCTCAGTTCCACCCAGAGAAACCCTTGAGTTCTCAAGACCTGGCATTTACAGGCAAAACCTAAGCATGCTGAACTTGGGGGCTATGGTGAGTAAGACATGTAATTTAGTCACATCCTCTGCTTCATGGTCTTACAAACCACTGAATTAATGCATGGGTTATGTTGTAGGAAACTTGGTTTTAGAAGATtgctacatttttttaatgcaagTACTATTACGTTTTATGAGATTTTACTTAAGTACAAAAAAAATTCTA
This genomic interval from Hoplias malabaricus isolate fHopMal1 chromosome 15, fHopMal1.hap1, whole genome shotgun sequence contains the following:
- the timd4 gene encoding T-cell immunoglobulin and mucin domain-containing protein 4 is translated as MAASHTLNLLHWILLLSFSAARWSVMGFRVTEGSTVILSCHYSVKQQGLRHVCWGRDCGTFWCNDIIVQTDEHGVISKVSDRYRLIGDVLSGQMDLGIQRIRRTDSGPYCCRTDIDGFFNDKKMTYTLKVMKAPTTTVPPTTTTLPSTEPPPTQTVSHLSVPPRETLEFSRPGIYRQNLSMLNLGAMSEEAVSSITLQINIPVLSLSLSLLLLLLGALALLAFKRGFHMKVLKSGCFSNEPRHIIYEIRTRRPVEENIYTLD